The proteins below are encoded in one region of Pseudomonas putida NBRC 14164:
- a CDS encoding DUF3320 domain-containing protein, with product MDDIVQPPAAPEEIPPKEVKILATLVAKLNLADFQNAIPVIRELRIANETEDRFVNATLTLTSEPEVFKAKVWRIDEIGADSFRIIPGLDLVLDGPLLSRLTEAELSTFTFVLEADDKEAESGRKEVSRFEQVVDLLPRNQWGGLRHIPDMTAAFVQPNDAAVERLLKQTAELLRQSELCSSLDGYEGGAKRAWQLASAVWSAVARMKLDYALPPASFEQSGQKVRSPSQIADTGLATCMDLTLLFCAALEQIGLNPVIVFTRGHAFAGLWMKPEEFTTALVDDVTAVRKRVKLRELVLFETTLSTQNPVPTFSYAVERGEKQIAEDADSEFEMLLDIRRARLQRIKPLASAEAQIARIADEVPVDSPTLLVEDGAGIPDEIHEVVVEDLSKLDPADRLGRWQRKLLDLSLRNNLLNFKTGKRALKLESPDPGALEDVLASGQSLKLLTRPDLMDGADPRERALYEQREREDVRRRHAEDALNRREVFVALTSNEMDVRLTELYRGARTALQEGGSNTLFLAIGFLSWTREDRAGQKYKAPLVLIPVTLERKSARSGFTMVLHDDEPRFNPTLIEMLRQDFELGLGSLEHELPRDDSGLDIAGIWNKVGHAIKDIPGWELSEDVVLSMFSFAKYLMWKDLAESAEHLRQSPVVQHLLDTPRDSFVSDTPFPEAQSLDRDYGPTDVFCPLPSDSSQLAAVMAAAKGKDFVLIGPPGTGKSQTISNMIAQSIAQGRRVLFVSEKIAALDVVYRRLREIGLGEFCLELHSSKARKTDVLAQLQSAWEAKGQVDSAAWEVEAQRLATLRDSLNIYVERLHRRHRNGYTIYDAIGTVTSGVDEAVAPVGWASPDTHDHKAMLELRELGDRLEVNAQAVGYSLLAGNALSAVGQAEWSPHWQQQFVQAARDVLPAVLDVQCAADRFVELAGLLASEYTPGALEGLSVLSQALPAAAGQDWRFALRPEARSISQRLSDGCAWVEQHRELNAKLSPLWTSRVVADAKQGIDLLQQRRTIFGELSPAWPESVTDVLAQAVALLSQIVELKQQLSATYGDTIESLDIDLLLREWKEAEESFWPKSWFGKRRIAGLLAPTQTSAGEADQGKDLATWAEIRAVRRAIDELEPGQECVAVWQGSKSDAEKLSTSIKLQEAIRLQQSDSDWIDDGLQLVEQGQLGDALKEELRRLRTLTRLDSDMGALSDLGSSTQQLWCGKDTNIELLTAALCFQAERRDIEERGRLVDDHPEVQEGRCGALLKGDFDLLKERAAVERDLSDLADLRELVPVWSDLKTKLEIARQAVVFQGQVATAVAKLALNPEQIAAYKAPLQTLLGDGNALLEPEGAIALAGVGLREKLALLQERSSHLTSIGHFTEAGADETSHLSLNDLKKNCETVVSSEARLKAWCAWRKVRDEAFAVGLAPIVQAMESGAITSGKVRRVFEVNYARWWLNTTVDNEEVIRTFVSVEHEQRIRDFRALDDKFTELTKDWLRARLCADLPSQDSVSRSSEWGLLRHEMGKKTKHIPLRELMTRAPEALTKLTPCLLMSPLSIAQYLPPASTPFDLVIFDEASQIPVWDAIGAMARGKQVVMVGDPKQLPPTSFFDRAESTADDEDVEADLESILDECISANLPMRNLNWHYRSRHESLIAFSNQRYYGSKLVTFPSPFTADKAVRLCPVAGVYDKGGSRTNLIEARALVADLVARLQSPAFRESRRTVGVVTFNGEQQKLIMDMLDEACRRDPSLDSYFAESELEPVFVKNLESVQGDERDIIYFSTTYGKDAAGGMSMNFGPMNRPGGERRLNVAITRARQELVLFSTLRPEHIDLARTQAVGVRDLKHFLEFAERGPQALAEANFGSVGGFDSPFEEAVAAALAKKGWQIHTQIGVSSFRVDLGVVHPDAPGRFLAGVECDGATYHRSATARDRDKLREFVLRGLGWEIVRIWSTDWWVDAVGTAEKVHQRLTELLAESRAKQAVIDAAHEAERLKVDAAMAEVIEVVDQVAVVASTSAAGANDPSGAMPELKYARAAAAQAAEDTVIPYVPVEHLVYKEADPAEAVKAVDPDRFFEASYTATLEQMIAHVVAEEGPVLDMALARRIARAHGWVRTGSRIRDRVDQIARARFRSHEEEQAGTFFWPTHLESDMNVVFRRPGDDDAIRPLAEICLPELGALVDEMTKHGHVGEGLVYAVAKEAGVGKLAHAGRQRIEKAIKRIAE from the coding sequence ATGGACGACATCGTTCAGCCCCCCGCTGCTCCAGAAGAAATCCCACCTAAAGAAGTCAAGATCCTTGCCACCCTTGTGGCGAAGCTGAACCTTGCCGACTTCCAGAACGCCATTCCCGTAATTCGCGAACTTCGTATAGCGAACGAGACCGAAGACCGTTTCGTTAATGCGACCCTGACATTGACCTCAGAACCTGAGGTGTTCAAGGCCAAGGTGTGGCGGATCGACGAGATTGGGGCAGATAGCTTCCGGATCATTCCTGGTCTTGATCTGGTCTTGGACGGCCCGTTGCTTAGTCGTCTGACCGAAGCTGAGCTGTCGACATTCACCTTCGTGCTTGAGGCGGACGACAAGGAAGCCGAGAGCGGCAGAAAGGAGGTCTCCCGTTTTGAGCAAGTCGTAGACCTTCTGCCCCGAAATCAGTGGGGTGGGTTGCGGCATATTCCTGACATGACGGCTGCCTTCGTGCAGCCGAATGATGCGGCAGTTGAACGACTCTTGAAGCAGACGGCTGAGTTGCTTCGCCAAAGTGAACTGTGCTCATCGCTGGATGGTTACGAGGGTGGCGCGAAGCGAGCTTGGCAGCTGGCGTCTGCGGTCTGGAGCGCCGTCGCACGGATGAAGCTCGACTATGCATTGCCGCCGGCAAGTTTTGAACAGTCAGGTCAAAAGGTGCGAAGCCCAAGCCAGATTGCCGATACTGGTTTGGCAACCTGCATGGATCTTACCCTGCTATTCTGCGCTGCCCTGGAGCAAATCGGGCTGAACCCAGTCATCGTGTTCACCCGCGGTCACGCTTTCGCGGGGTTGTGGATGAAGCCCGAGGAATTCACTACTGCCCTTGTCGATGATGTGACGGCGGTACGCAAGCGGGTGAAGCTGCGGGAACTGGTTCTATTTGAAACGACGCTCAGTACGCAGAATCCTGTCCCAACCTTCTCTTACGCAGTCGAGAGAGGTGAGAAGCAGATTGCCGAAGACGCGGACAGCGAATTTGAAATGCTGCTCGACATTCGCCGGGCTCGACTGCAACGGATCAAGCCACTCGCAAGTGCTGAGGCTCAGATCGCACGGATTGCTGATGAGGTTCCGGTGGACTCTCCGACGCTCCTGGTCGAGGACGGGGCTGGAATCCCTGATGAGATCCACGAGGTAGTGGTCGAAGACCTTTCCAAGCTCGACCCAGCAGACCGACTTGGCCGGTGGCAGCGCAAACTCCTGGATCTCTCGCTTCGAAACAACCTCTTGAACTTCAAGACAGGCAAGCGGGCGCTGAAGCTGGAGTCCCCAGATCCAGGAGCCCTCGAGGACGTATTGGCCAGTGGTCAGTCGCTGAAGCTGCTCACCCGCCCAGACCTCATGGATGGTGCTGATCCGCGGGAGCGCGCTCTGTATGAGCAACGTGAGCGTGAGGATGTTCGTCGCCGGCATGCCGAGGATGCCCTCAATCGCAGAGAGGTGTTTGTTGCGCTGACATCCAACGAGATGGACGTTCGACTCACCGAACTGTACCGAGGTGCTCGTACAGCGCTGCAGGAAGGCGGCTCCAATACGCTCTTCTTGGCCATTGGCTTCCTGAGTTGGACACGCGAGGACAGAGCAGGGCAGAAGTACAAGGCGCCATTGGTTTTGATACCGGTTACGCTGGAGCGCAAGAGCGCTCGCTCCGGATTTACCATGGTGCTTCACGATGATGAGCCGCGCTTCAACCCCACCCTGATTGAGATGCTTCGACAGGATTTCGAATTGGGCTTGGGGTCGCTGGAGCACGAATTGCCTCGGGACGATTCTGGACTTGATATCGCCGGTATTTGGAACAAGGTTGGCCATGCCATCAAGGACATCCCAGGTTGGGAGTTGAGCGAAGACGTCGTGCTGTCGATGTTCTCGTTTGCCAAATACCTCATGTGGAAGGATCTGGCCGAGAGCGCTGAGCACCTGCGGCAGAGCCCAGTCGTTCAGCACCTTCTGGATACCCCACGCGATTCGTTCGTTTCGGATACACCGTTCCCAGAGGCGCAATCGCTGGATCGCGACTACGGCCCGACAGACGTTTTCTGCCCGCTGCCGTCTGACTCATCTCAGTTGGCTGCAGTGATGGCTGCAGCCAAGGGCAAAGACTTTGTGCTCATCGGCCCACCCGGTACTGGCAAGAGCCAGACGATTTCCAACATGATCGCCCAGTCGATTGCCCAAGGGCGTCGCGTGCTGTTCGTCTCGGAGAAGATCGCCGCGCTGGATGTCGTGTACCGTCGCTTGCGTGAGATTGGCTTGGGTGAGTTCTGCCTCGAGTTGCACTCAAGCAAGGCTCGGAAAACTGATGTGCTGGCCCAGCTGCAGTCCGCTTGGGAGGCAAAAGGGCAGGTCGATTCCGCTGCATGGGAGGTTGAGGCTCAGCGTCTCGCAACGCTGCGCGACAGCCTGAACATTTACGTCGAGCGACTGCACCGGCGCCATCGCAACGGTTACACCATCTACGATGCGATTGGCACGGTCACTTCGGGTGTCGATGAAGCTGTTGCCCCTGTTGGCTGGGCGTCACCTGACACGCATGACCACAAGGCCATGCTTGAGCTTCGTGAATTGGGCGATCGCCTCGAAGTGAACGCGCAGGCTGTGGGCTACAGCCTGCTTGCTGGTAATGCGTTATCCGCAGTTGGTCAAGCGGAATGGTCACCTCATTGGCAACAACAGTTCGTGCAGGCGGCTCGTGATGTGTTGCCTGCCGTCTTGGATGTCCAGTGTGCGGCTGATCGGTTCGTTGAGTTGGCTGGGCTCCTAGCTTCGGAATACACCCCGGGTGCACTGGAGGGGCTGTCAGTCCTTTCCCAGGCACTACCCGCGGCAGCAGGACAGGATTGGCGCTTCGCGTTGCGGCCTGAAGCCCGCTCCATTTCTCAACGGCTGAGCGATGGCTGTGCGTGGGTTGAACAACATCGAGAGCTAAACGCTAAGCTTTCGCCGCTCTGGACTTCTCGCGTTGTGGCGGATGCGAAGCAGGGTATTGACCTGCTGCAGCAACGTCGCACCATATTCGGTGAGCTCAGCCCGGCCTGGCCGGAAAGTGTCACCGATGTGCTTGCTCAGGCGGTGGCACTGCTTAGCCAAATAGTAGAGCTCAAGCAGCAGCTCAGTGCGACCTATGGCGATACGATCGAATCGCTCGACATCGATTTGTTGCTGAGAGAGTGGAAGGAGGCTGAGGAATCGTTCTGGCCAAAGTCCTGGTTCGGTAAGCGTCGTATCGCAGGTTTGCTAGCCCCGACTCAAACCTCTGCAGGCGAGGCCGATCAAGGTAAGGATTTAGCCACCTGGGCAGAAATACGTGCCGTGCGCCGCGCTATTGATGAGCTTGAGCCAGGGCAAGAGTGCGTTGCCGTTTGGCAAGGTTCTAAGTCTGACGCTGAGAAGCTTTCGACGTCGATCAAACTTCAAGAGGCCATTCGGCTCCAGCAATCAGACTCGGACTGGATCGATGATGGGCTCCAGTTGGTCGAGCAAGGCCAGCTCGGTGATGCATTAAAGGAAGAACTGCGACGGCTTCGCACGCTGACTCGCCTTGATAGCGATATGGGTGCCTTGTCCGACCTTGGCTCGAGCACTCAGCAGCTTTGGTGCGGCAAGGACACTAACATTGAACTCCTTACTGCAGCGCTGTGCTTCCAGGCTGAGCGTCGGGATATCGAAGAACGTGGTCGCCTTGTTGATGATCACCCAGAAGTGCAGGAGGGCCGCTGTGGAGCCTTGCTGAAAGGTGACTTCGATCTGTTGAAGGAGCGGGCAGCGGTTGAACGTGATCTGTCCGACCTGGCTGACCTGCGAGAACTGGTACCGGTCTGGAGTGACCTGAAGACCAAGCTTGAGATTGCACGTCAGGCTGTGGTGTTCCAAGGGCAGGTAGCAACTGCTGTTGCGAAGCTCGCGCTGAACCCGGAGCAGATTGCAGCTTACAAGGCTCCCCTTCAAACGCTCTTGGGCGATGGCAACGCTTTGCTAGAGCCTGAAGGTGCGATAGCTCTCGCAGGCGTTGGCCTGCGCGAAAAGCTTGCGTTGTTGCAGGAGCGTTCATCGCATCTGACTTCGATCGGTCACTTCACCGAGGCCGGTGCTGATGAGACCTCACACCTTTCGTTGAATGACCTCAAGAAAAATTGCGAAACCGTAGTTTCGTCCGAGGCACGACTCAAGGCATGGTGTGCCTGGAGGAAGGTGCGCGATGAGGCCTTCGCCGTTGGCCTCGCCCCAATTGTCCAGGCCATGGAAAGCGGAGCCATCACCTCCGGAAAAGTCCGCCGCGTCTTCGAGGTGAATTATGCTCGCTGGTGGCTGAATACCACTGTCGATAACGAGGAAGTGATCCGGACATTTGTCAGCGTTGAGCATGAACAGCGTATTCGCGATTTCCGAGCGCTGGATGACAAGTTCACCGAGCTGACGAAGGACTGGCTCCGTGCTCGGCTGTGTGCTGACCTGCCAAGTCAGGACAGCGTGAGCCGCTCTTCAGAGTGGGGCTTGCTGCGTCATGAGATGGGCAAGAAAACCAAGCATATTCCATTGCGTGAGTTGATGACCCGGGCACCAGAAGCCCTCACCAAGCTGACGCCTTGCTTGCTGATGAGCCCGCTCTCGATTGCCCAATACCTGCCGCCAGCCTCAACCCCGTTCGACCTCGTCATCTTCGATGAGGCCTCTCAGATTCCGGTCTGGGATGCAATTGGTGCGATGGCGCGAGGAAAGCAGGTCGTGATGGTAGGTGACCCGAAACAGCTGCCGCCGACCTCGTTCTTTGACCGGGCTGAGTCTACTGCTGATGATGAGGATGTCGAAGCGGATCTCGAGAGCATCCTGGATGAATGCATCAGCGCGAACCTGCCGATGCGCAACCTGAACTGGCATTATCGCAGCCGTCACGAGAGCCTGATCGCGTTCTCCAACCAGCGTTACTACGGCTCGAAGCTGGTGACGTTCCCTTCGCCATTCACGGCTGATAAGGCTGTGAGGCTGTGTCCAGTTGCTGGTGTTTACGACAAGGGCGGCTCACGTACCAACCTGATTGAAGCAAGAGCCCTAGTTGCTGACCTTGTTGCTCGCCTTCAGTCACCGGCCTTCCGTGAGAGCCGTCGTACTGTGGGAGTGGTCACGTTCAACGGTGAGCAGCAGAAGCTCATCATGGACATGCTCGATGAGGCATGCCGGAGGGATCCGTCGCTCGACTCGTACTTCGCTGAGTCTGAGCTCGAGCCTGTGTTCGTGAAGAACCTGGAAAGTGTCCAGGGCGACGAGCGGGACATCATCTATTTCTCGACCACCTACGGAAAAGACGCTGCCGGCGGGATGTCTATGAACTTCGGCCCGATGAACCGTCCAGGTGGCGAGCGCCGACTGAACGTTGCAATTACGCGTGCTCGCCAAGAATTGGTGCTGTTCTCGACCCTCCGCCCAGAGCACATTGACCTTGCTCGGACGCAAGCCGTCGGGGTGCGTGACCTGAAGCATTTCCTCGAATTTGCTGAACGTGGGCCGCAGGCCTTGGCTGAAGCTAATTTCGGTAGTGTGGGTGGATTCGATAGCCCATTTGAAGAGGCAGTCGCTGCTGCCTTGGCCAAGAAGGGTTGGCAGATCCATACCCAGATTGGTGTCTCTTCCTTCCGAGTAGACTTGGGGGTTGTGCACCCTGATGCTCCAGGGCGCTTCCTAGCCGGTGTCGAGTGCGATGGGGCTACCTATCACCGCAGTGCGACTGCGCGTGATCGCGACAAGCTGCGTGAGTTTGTGCTGCGTGGACTTGGCTGGGAGATCGTTAGGATCTGGTCGACCGACTGGTGGGTTGATGCCGTGGGAACCGCAGAAAAGGTGCATCAACGTCTCACCGAACTGCTTGCCGAATCGAGGGCCAAGCAGGCGGTCATCGATGCTGCCCATGAGGCTGAGCGCCTAAAAGTCGATGCTGCCATGGCTGAAGTCATTGAGGTTGTGGATCAGGTTGCTGTTGTAGCTTCGACTTCAGCTGCCGGAGCCAATGATCCGTCTGGTGCAATGCCAGAGTTGAAATACGCCAGAGCTGCCGCGGCTCAAGCAGCAGAAGATACCGTGATTCCTTATGTGCCAGTAGAGCACCTGGTTTACAAGGAAGCAGACCCTGCCGAGGCTGTGAAGGCGGTTGATCCAGACAGATTCTTCGAAGCGAGCTACACGGCTACCTTGGAACAGATGATTGCCCATGTGGTGGCAGAGGAGGGGCCTGTGCTCGATATGGCGCTTGCACGGCGTATCGCGCGTGCTCATGGCTGGGTCAGAACGGGCTCGCGCATTCGTGATCGCGTCGATCAAATAGCGCGGGCACGATTCCGATCTCATGAAGAGGAGCAGGCAGGAACATTCTTCTGGCCGACTCATCTCGAGTCGGATATGAACGTTGTCTTTCGTAGGCCCGGTGATGACGATGCCATTCGCCCACTTGCTGAAATCTGCTTGCCCGAACTAGGTGCCTTAGTAGATGAAATGACTAAGCATGGTCACGTAGGAGAGGGGCTGGTTTACGCAGTAGCCAAGGAAGCCGGGGTCGGTAAGCTTGCCCACGCGGGCCGTCAGCGTATCGAAAAAGCGATAAAGCGGATCGCAGAGTGA
- a CDS encoding LysR family transcriptional regulator produces the protein MLPSLSSMASRLRLRQLRLLISLDELGSIHKAAEAMSITQPGATKALNEIESTLGAVLFERTSKGLEANDLGRCVVRYARLIGNDLAHLREEMLGILQGHGGRLSVGTIMGAVPIMVEGLARLRENQPDLSVSVVEDTSDRLLNLLDQGRVDVVICRTSVSPRPAAYESRVKHQEQLVLVANPAHPLAACAELTLEQLAHSRWVVFPVNMPMRLTLEREFREAGLSFPQYPIETSSTFTTLSMLMQDRDLLAVMPWDVARMALDHGMLVRLPLQLKSRSEPYEVVTRVGVELSKPAQVLVDILMD, from the coding sequence ATGCTGCCATCATTAAGCTCCATGGCTTCGCGCCTTCGTTTACGCCAACTGCGCCTGTTGATCAGCCTTGACGAACTGGGCTCGATACACAAAGCCGCAGAGGCGATGTCGATCACCCAGCCTGGCGCCACCAAGGCGCTTAATGAAATTGAGTCGACCCTTGGCGCAGTACTGTTCGAGCGGACCAGCAAAGGGCTCGAAGCCAATGACCTGGGCCGCTGCGTGGTGCGTTATGCGCGGTTGATTGGCAATGACCTTGCGCATCTGCGTGAAGAGATGCTGGGCATTCTCCAAGGACATGGGGGACGTTTGTCGGTGGGCACCATCATGGGCGCCGTGCCGATCATGGTGGAAGGCCTGGCGCGTTTGCGCGAGAACCAACCGGACCTATCAGTATCGGTGGTAGAGGACACCAGTGACCGTTTGCTCAACCTGCTCGACCAAGGGCGTGTGGATGTGGTGATTTGCCGAACCAGCGTCAGCCCGAGACCTGCAGCCTATGAGAGCCGGGTTAAACACCAGGAGCAGTTGGTGCTGGTGGCAAACCCGGCGCATCCGCTGGCAGCCTGCGCTGAATTGACGCTTGAGCAATTGGCGCACTCGCGTTGGGTGGTGTTCCCGGTGAACATGCCGATGCGTCTTACCCTTGAGCGCGAGTTTCGCGAGGCAGGCTTGAGCTTCCCGCAGTATCCCATTGAAACTTCGTCGACTTTCACGACGCTGTCCATGCTCATGCAAGATCGCGATCTGCTTGCGGTGATGCCGTGGGATGTCGCCAGGATGGCCCTGGACCACGGCATGCTGGTGCGGTTGCCGCTGCAACTCAAGTCGCGAAGCGAGCCTTACGAGGTGGTGACTCGAGTGGGTGTCGAGCTGAGTAAGCCTGCGCAGGTGCTGGTAGACATTCTGATGGACTAA
- the araD1 gene encoding AraD1 family protein: MRLIQFETAPAQRHVGVVEGDLIQVVRHTTHLRELALAAIRNQRSLAAEVLERGLDSTEQRYSVALSECRVLPPLDHEDPAHCLISGTGLTHLGSASTRDKMHQQKIDDGAALTDTARMFQWGIEGGRPPAGSAGAQPEWFYKGDGSIVVRPGQALQPPAFAEDAGEEPELAGLYVIGEDGLPYRLGFAIGNEFSDHVMERRSYLYLAHSKLRNCSFGPELRVGELPRHLQGTSRILRGDRVIWEKDFLSGEDNMCHSLENLEYHHFKYSQFLRPGDVHIHFFGTATLSFADQVKAVEGDVFEISLAEFGAPLRNGISETPAAISPGAVKTL; the protein is encoded by the coding sequence ATGCGCCTGATCCAATTTGAAACCGCACCCGCCCAGCGCCATGTCGGCGTAGTGGAAGGCGACCTGATTCAGGTTGTGCGCCACACCACGCATCTGCGAGAACTGGCCCTCGCTGCCATCCGCAACCAGCGCAGTCTCGCCGCTGAGGTGCTCGAACGCGGTCTGGACAGCACCGAGCAGCGCTACAGCGTTGCGTTGAGTGAATGTCGGGTCCTTCCACCGCTCGACCACGAAGACCCGGCACACTGTCTGATCAGCGGAACCGGGCTCACGCACCTGGGCAGTGCCTCCACCCGCGACAAGATGCACCAACAAAAAATCGATGATGGGGCGGCGCTCACCGACACCGCGCGCATGTTCCAGTGGGGCATTGAAGGTGGCCGTCCCCCCGCAGGTAGCGCCGGCGCGCAGCCAGAGTGGTTCTACAAGGGTGATGGCTCGATCGTCGTCCGCCCAGGGCAAGCCTTGCAGCCCCCCGCCTTTGCCGAGGACGCGGGTGAAGAACCGGAACTGGCTGGGCTGTACGTGATCGGTGAAGATGGCCTGCCTTACCGGCTGGGCTTTGCCATCGGCAACGAGTTTTCCGACCACGTGATGGAGCGGCGTAGCTACTTGTACCTGGCGCATTCCAAGCTGCGTAATTGCTCATTCGGCCCCGAACTGCGAGTGGGCGAGTTGCCACGGCATCTGCAGGGCACCAGCCGGATACTGCGCGGTGACCGGGTAATCTGGGAAAAGGATTTTCTCAGCGGTGAGGACAACATGTGCCACTCGCTGGAGAATCTCGAGTACCACCATTTCAAGTACAGCCAGTTTCTGCGCCCCGGTGATGTGCACATCCACTTCTTCGGTACTGCAACGCTGTCGTTTGCCGACCAGGTCAAGGCCGTCGAGGGCGATGTGTTCGAAATCAGCCTGGCGGAGTTCGGCGCCCCACTGCGAAACGGCATCAGCGAGACGCCTGCGGCCATCTCACCCGGCGCGGTGAAGACGCTCTGA
- a CDS encoding MFS transporter: protein MNNTPYPPAPASALATANTDSAKPTTVRWRIFLILLLLAAINYIDRASLSVALPLISAEFELTPALEGLILSAFFWSYALMQIPAGVLLDRFQVRNIIGVATIGWGAFQALGGFAHNWITLLVTRIGLGVAESPIMPAGAKLNGAWLTPNERGRGATLVDGGAPLGTAFGAIIIAGLITWFDSWRIAFIVAGVGTVAAGIWAWWYIRNHPSEHPQVNAAELAYITQANDAASKANGNRKAVLKELLKSRSVLCMFAGYACYNSVFYGLLTWMPSYLHQAHNLDIKAMGGATFLIFMCGFIGELIGGWISDKWKAKGGQPNTVMRSMFAGSAAVAALCILLVAYTPDAGLVIALLCVALFFIRWCGMYWCLPAILGGKSKAGVLGGSMNFCGNMVGVLVPILIGLIVQFTGSYFLALIFFVVMAFGLMLFSGLIDYRERGLA, encoded by the coding sequence ATGAACAACACCCCCTACCCTCCGGCCCCCGCGTCGGCCCTGGCGACTGCCAACACCGACAGCGCCAAGCCAACCACCGTGCGCTGGCGTATATTCCTGATCCTGCTGCTACTGGCAGCGATCAACTACATCGACCGCGCTTCGCTGTCCGTGGCGCTGCCGTTGATTTCCGCCGAGTTTGAACTCACTCCAGCGCTCGAAGGCTTGATCCTGAGCGCGTTCTTCTGGTCATACGCCTTGATGCAGATTCCTGCCGGTGTGTTACTCGACCGTTTCCAGGTGCGCAATATCATTGGCGTCGCAACCATCGGCTGGGGTGCCTTCCAGGCCTTGGGCGGGTTTGCTCACAACTGGATTACCTTGCTGGTCACGCGCATTGGCCTTGGCGTGGCCGAGTCGCCGATCATGCCCGCCGGCGCAAAGCTCAATGGTGCCTGGCTGACGCCTAACGAGCGTGGCCGCGGTGCCACGCTGGTCGACGGCGGCGCGCCGCTGGGCACCGCATTCGGCGCAATCATCATCGCGGGCCTGATTACCTGGTTCGACTCTTGGCGCATCGCCTTTATCGTCGCCGGGGTCGGCACGGTGGCCGCCGGTATCTGGGCCTGGTGGTACATCCGCAACCACCCCAGCGAGCACCCGCAAGTCAACGCCGCTGAACTGGCTTACATCACCCAGGCCAACGACGCCGCGAGCAAGGCCAACGGCAACCGCAAGGCGGTGCTCAAGGAGTTGCTCAAGAGCCGTTCGGTACTGTGCATGTTTGCTGGCTATGCCTGCTACAACAGCGTGTTCTACGGGCTGCTGACCTGGATGCCCAGCTACCTGCACCAGGCACACAACCTGGATATCAAGGCGATGGGCGGTGCGACTTTCCTGATCTTCATGTGTGGCTTCATTGGTGAACTGATTGGCGGCTGGATCTCCGACAAGTGGAAAGCAAAAGGCGGCCAGCCGAATACCGTCATGCGCAGCATGTTCGCCGGCTCTGCTGCAGTCGCCGCCCTGTGCATCCTGCTGGTGGCCTACACCCCGGATGCCGGCCTGGTCATCGCCCTGCTCTGCGTGGCGCTGTTCTTCATCCGGTGGTGCGGCATGTACTGGTGCCTGCCGGCGATCCTCGGTGGCAAGTCCAAAGCTGGCGTGCTAGGCGGCAGCATGAACTTCTGCGGCAACATGGTGGGCGTACTGGTGCCGATCCTCATTGGCCTGATCGTGCAGTTCACCGGTTCCTATTTCCTGGCCCTGATCTTCTTCGTGGTCATGGCCTTCGGCCTGATGCTGTTCTCTGGCCTGATCGACTACCGCGAGCGCGGGCTGGCCTGA